A region of the Pseudarthrobacter sp. MM222 genome:
TACCGTTGGCCGGCGAAGAAGAGCACGATGACCGGAAGTGCAGCGATCACCATGCCGGCGAAGACCACCGGATAGTCCGTGCCGTGTTTGGACATGAGGTTGGTCAGGCCCACGGGCAGGGTCTGCAGGGCACCGCCACTCGTGAAGATCATCGCGAAAAGGTACTCGTTCCAGGTGAAGAGTATGTTCAACAGGACCGTAGAGATAATGATCGGACGGCACATCGGCAGGATGATCTGCCAGAACGCCCGCGATTTCGAGGCTCCGTCCACCGCCGCTGCCTCATCCACTTCAGCGGGCAGGTCCAACATGTAGGCCCGAATCAGGAAAGTAGTAAACGGGACCCGGAACGCCGTGTACAGAATCAGCAGCGCCCAAAAGCTGTTGTAGAGGCCCATCGCCTGGAACATCTTCACCAGCGGAATGAGGGCCACGGTGGGCGCCAGCATCAGTCCGCCAAGGATAAGGATCAGCACGGTGCGGCTGAAGGGGATAGTGACCTTCGTTAGTCCGTAGGCCGCCCAGGCACTGATGAACACCGTGGCGATGGTGGACGCAACGGTGACCAGAACGCTCGTCGTGAGATAGTCCCCCACTCCGCGGTTCCAGGCCGTGGCGTAGTTTTCCCAGCGCCAGGCGACCGGGAGTGCGAACGGGTTGGCGAACAGTTCCGCGTTGGACTTCACCCCGTTCAGCAGCATCCACAACAGCGGATAGATGACCACGACGGCGAGGGCCAACAGGAATGCCCGCACGAAAACCCGGCCAAGGACGATGAGCATGGACGTACGCGTTACCATTCGACTCTCCTGCGCTTGGATAACCGGAGCTGAAGCACTGCGAGCACCAGCGTGATGATGAAAACCGCGGTTGCAATGGCGGCGGCGTAACCGAAGTCGTTGCGGACAAAACCGCTTCGGTAGAGCCATGTACCCAGGACCTGGCTGGAATTGTTCGGACCGCCCGTCGTCATCACCATGACCTCGTTGAACACCTGGAAAGCCCCTGACACGGTGACGATCATCATGAGGCTGCTCATTTCCCTGACCAGCGGAAGGGAAATGGAAACGAACCGGCGGAAAGAGCCGACGCCGTCGATCGAGGCTGCCTCGTACAATTCCGTGGGGATCCGCTGCAGAGCGACGGCAAACAGCAGGGTGCAGTAGCCAAAACCCTGCCATTGGCTCATGGCGATTATGCCGAAGATCGCAGTGTTTTCCTGCCCCAGCCAGGCCTGGGTGAAATTGCCCAGGCCCAGGAACTCGAGTGCCGCATTCAGGATGCCCATCCGCGGCTCGTAGATGAAGTAGAACAGCAGGCCCGCGACGGTGAGCGAGATCGCGGAAGGGACGAAGTAGATGGCCCGCAGGATTCCGCGCCACCGTTCGCTGCGCAGCCCTTCGATCATCGCAGCGAGAATGAGCGCTCCGAACACCTGGAAAACGATGGAGATTCCGGCGTAAAGGGTGTTGTTGAGCAATGATCTCCAAAAAATGGGGTCGTTGAACATCTTGATGTAGTTGTCCGCACCCACAAAGGTCTGCCGTCCGCTGTAGATGTCCCACTTGAGCATGCTGAAACCGAGGTTTTGCACGAGTGGCAGGTAAGCGAAGACGCACAACAGCAGAGCGGCGGGAAGCACCCAGACGAGGGTGCGCCAACGGTGCGGCGACGCCTTTTTCGCGGGGCGTCCAGCCGGGCGGGCGGCGGACTTAGGCACGGAGGGCGGGGCTGCCGGTCTCCGTGCGGTGTTGGAAACTGTCATGGCGCTGTCCGCTATTTGGCCGCGCTGGATGCGGCGCGAACCGAGGCAAGAACCTGTTCGGGGCTTTGGGTTCCGGCGATCAGGGCTTCTCCGCCGGCCAGCCAGGCATCTGCGACCTCGGGAACCGTTACCGAGTCCAGCCAGATGATGGCGTTCGACGCCTCGTTCACCTGTTTGATGCCCTCGATGACGGGGCCTGAGGAGTTCTGTTCCGAGACGGCGCCCTTGACTGCGCTGGGCTGACCGTAGGGCGGGGCCGAAAGCTTGGCGGCGCTGAGGGTGCTGGTGGCGAACTTCATGAAATCTGCGGCGAGGACGGCATTCTTGGACTTGGCGTTTACGATGTAGCCCTCGGGAGAACCTTCAATGGCTTTCGTGTCACCCTTCGCGTCGGAAGCAGCGGGGAGTTTGAATATTCCGAGCCCGTCCTTCTTC
Encoded here:
- a CDS encoding carbohydrate ABC transporter permease, which produces MVTRTSMLIVLGRVFVRAFLLALAVVVIYPLLWMLLNGVKSNAELFANPFALPVAWRWENYATAWNRGVGDYLTTSVLVTVASTIATVFISAWAAYGLTKVTIPFSRTVLILILGGLMLAPTVALIPLVKMFQAMGLYNSFWALLILYTAFRVPFTTFLIRAYMLDLPAEVDEAAAVDGASKSRAFWQIILPMCRPIIISTVLLNILFTWNEYLFAMIFTSGGALQTLPVGLTNLMSKHGTDYPVVFAGMVIAALPVIVLFFAGQRYFIRGLADGVGK
- a CDS encoding carbohydrate ABC transporter permease, whose translation is MTVSNTARRPAAPPSVPKSAARPAGRPAKKASPHRWRTLVWVLPAALLLCVFAYLPLVQNLGFSMLKWDIYSGRQTFVGADNYIKMFNDPIFWRSLLNNTLYAGISIVFQVFGALILAAMIEGLRSERWRGILRAIYFVPSAISLTVAGLLFYFIYEPRMGILNAALEFLGLGNFTQAWLGQENTAIFGIIAMSQWQGFGYCTLLFAVALQRIPTELYEAASIDGVGSFRRFVSISLPLVREMSSLMMIVTVSGAFQVFNEVMVMTTGGPNNSSQVLGTWLYRSGFVRNDFGYAAAIATAVFIITLVLAVLQLRLSKRRRVEW